One window from the genome of Serinibacter salmoneus encodes:
- a CDS encoding YHYH protein yields MTIRRTAPRYAALGAVLAASLVLAACSSDDGTADTTAADTTTEATDEDTTEESTDDTSADDTTAADTTNDDDVATAVDVVTGCEEIAALFTTDGPANPDLPDPESSAVCDGDTIVITSNGIPDYTYIETSPGPPSAQDLTYEIPAEPTVADDTTDVPLIGALGVTLAGIPIYGPTEGTGGDVGSIDGILMECGSHNGPTGFHLHLVGTSETTDCDFSPDEIASGPQLLGYAFDGYPIYTGNDQYTSSWELTDESLFASDTWAAHTYVEGSGDLDECNGLTDADGNYAYYTTDEFPYVLGCFVGDVEIRGGR; encoded by the coding sequence ATGACCATTCGGCGAACCGCTCCTCGCTATGCGGCACTCGGAGCCGTACTGGCTGCATCGCTAGTGCTCGCCGCCTGCTCGAGCGACGACGGCACCGCCGACACGACCGCGGCCGACACCACGACCGAGGCGACCGACGAGGACACGACGGAGGAGTCGACGGACGACACGAGCGCCGACGACACGACCGCAGCCGACACGACGAACGACGACGATGTCGCGACCGCGGTCGACGTCGTGACGGGGTGCGAGGAGATCGCGGCCCTGTTCACCACCGACGGCCCGGCGAACCCGGATCTGCCTGATCCCGAGTCGTCCGCTGTGTGCGACGGTGACACGATCGTGATCACCTCGAACGGAATCCCCGACTACACCTACATCGAGACGAGCCCCGGCCCGCCCTCAGCGCAGGATCTGACCTACGAGATCCCCGCCGAACCGACCGTGGCCGACGACACCACCGACGTGCCGTTGATCGGCGCGCTCGGGGTCACCCTGGCCGGCATCCCGATCTACGGACCGACGGAGGGAACCGGCGGTGACGTCGGCTCGATCGACGGCATCCTGATGGAGTGCGGGAGCCACAACGGCCCGACCGGTTTCCACCTGCACCTCGTCGGCACGAGCGAGACGACCGATTGCGACTTCAGCCCCGACGAGATCGCATCAGGCCCGCAGCTGCTGGGCTACGCGTTCGACGGCTACCCGATCTACACCGGCAACGACCAGTACACGTCGTCGTGGGAGCTGACCGACGAGTCGCTGTTCGCGAGTGACACCTGGGCCGCCCACACCTACGTCGAAGGGTCCGGCGACCTCGACGAGTGCAACGGTCTCACCGACGCCGACGGCAACTACGCCTACTACACGACCGATGAGTTCCCCTACGTCCTCGGCTGCTTCGTCGGCGACGTCGAGATCCGAGGCGGCAGGTGA